The Nostoc cf. commune SO-36 genomic sequence AAGGTACTAACCTGTGGCGAGTCCCACTTTAGTACCTTGACAACCCTCTAGCTAAAATGATAATCATTATCGTAAGTAAAAAATTATCCTTTAATGGAGAAGCGTTGTGGTTTCAAGAAACATTACCTGCTTGAAAAAGCAATTAACTCAAACAGTGCAAGCATCTGCGTCTATTGCAGTGAATTTTTTGGTCGTTGCGCCGTTGGTTTTATCTACTGCAATAGCCCCGGCACAAGCAGATGATACTCATAATCATTCGGATGAAACGGGCTTTTACATTGGATTAGATAGTTTGGAGGCTCTCTCTACAGGGACATACGCAGGATTGGAAAACCCCAACTACAATCGTTTGACCCTTCTCTTTGCACACAGGAATGAAGACACGCCGGAATCTAGCCATTTCCACGGTATTGGTACTTATAGCTACTCTGGTTCTTTAGATAACCTAACTATTAACCCAACCAATACAAATAATCGAATTCCTGAATCTTACTCAGAACAACCGCCGCTAACATTATTACCTGGCACAGGGTTTTATACTGGTCGCTTGATTAGTACTGCAACAGATAAGGAATATAGCAATCTGACAATAGAACCTATCGCGTCTCTCAAAACTTCAAAAGAATTAGACAACCAGTATTTGTTCAATAGCTCTAATGGTCGTTGGCAGTCATCTCTTGAGGGCGCAAATATTGGTTTACAATTAGCCTCAATTAGCAGTGGATTGAATATTGGTGATTCAGCAGGCGTTGATATTGTCAAGTCAGTCGGTGATATCTACACAATCGGCAGTGGTGATAATTTTTCGTTCACCCCTACTTTTTGGACTGATGCTGCTGCACCACTAGGAACTTATTCTGCATCATTCAAATTGGTGGATTTAGGTACTGATAATCACCGTATTCCCTTTAAAGAGTCTGGCACTTTCAATTTTGATTTTGAAGTCAAGACAGTGCCTGAGTCATCAACTGTTCTTGGTCTTGGTATAGTCAGTTTACTAGCGTTTTCTCTTTCTCGCTTGCAAAAACTTAATCGCAGTAGTTTGAACTAATTTTAATTTCGCACCAAGGCACAAAATGATTTTTGCGTCTTGGTGCGAGGATTTAATTTTCTGAAGATAACAAAAAATCTTGAACTGCTTCTAAAACAACTGCTGGGTATTCTTCATGCAATCCCAGAGAACCAGGGATAACAACACTTTTCACTCCTGGTAATGCTACCAAAGCGTTCATTTGTTCTCGTGATTTGGGGGGGCTAGATTCCCCAACTACTACCATGAGGGGTACGGTTAGAGACTGTACAAGTCCCAAAAATCAGATTGTGCGTGTACAGCATCAAGATTACCAGTGACAAAGGCAGCAGATGCAAATCGCGCTCCTGGTTGTTGAGTAGTGTCCCACTTCTTCTTAATGAAACTGGGTGTAATTTTAGCCGCGTCAGTAAAAACATGACGGCGGTACATAAAACTTAATAAAGATGGGGCAGTATTGAGTTTGTAGAGAGCTTGACCAAGTATAGGCGATCGCACCAATTCTCTCACAAAGCCAGCTACTTGCTGATTTGCCCCCATTGTCGGCAAAGGGCCACGCCAAGTAGGAGCTAACAATACAATTTTTGAGAAAGTAGCCTGCTTCAGAGCTAATTTTAAAACGTAACTAGCAGCATGACCAGCCGCGATCGCAGTAATGGGAGTATTAAAAACAGCTTTGACAAAATCTTCCAGAAATTGCTGATAAATTTCCGGTCGATAATTCAAACTAGGGCGAGAAGATTCACCAAATCCAGGCCAGTCTAAGGCTACAACTCGAAAATTAGGAGCTAGTAACTTGGCAAGTTCGCCGACTTCCAAACGCGTCGAAACACTGCTGAAAGATGGTAATAGCAATAACGGTGAACCTTTACCGAGGGTTTCATAAACAACGCGCAATTGCTGATTTTCCCAATTCCAGAGATATTCTTGAACTACTCCACCAAAACCAGCAGCAGCAGAGGTAGACAATAAATTTGTTGACATGACACTAAATTTTGGTAGTTGTACGTTTTTTGTCATTTGTCAGTTGTCTTTTGTCCTTTACAAATGACCAATGACAAATGACAAATGACCAATAACCAAGTTTAGCTAGGCAAATCTAACTTACATTCCAATGCTTTCTTTTGCATGGTTTTAAAAATATTGTAAAATCCATTAGCACGGGAAGGTGTCAGGCTAACGTTTAAACCTGTTTCTTGAATAAAATCTGGGGTAAGTTGGACAATCTCACTTGGCGTTAGTCCCTGCAATCCTTCAACCAGAAGCCCTACCAAACCTTTGGTTAACTGGGAATCAGACTCGCCCTGAAACACAACTTTACCGTCATCCAAAGCTGCGGTGATAAAAACTTGAGACACGCAACCAGGAACTTTATTTTCGGGTAATTTCTCCGCTTCTGGGAACTCATTGAGCTTCTGAGCGTACCAGATTAGCTGTTCGTAGCGTCGCTTCGGTTCGGAAGCGCGTTGAAAGCGCTGGACAATTTTAGCGAGCGCAGGTGGCAAAGAATCTAGAGTTGAGGACATAACAGAAGCTGCAAATGATCGGTCTTACCTTGAGTGTAAATTATCTTTAGAGCGATGCCTACGGCGGGCTGCGCCTACGCACGCGCCTCTTGTTCACTTTGGCATTATGAAGCTTGCCATTACTGAACCATTACTGAATATAATTTATAATTAGATATTTTATTACTTTGTAGCATATTCTCCGCGTCCCTCTGCGCTTACCTTCTCTACGAGACGCCTTGCGAATGCGTTCCTCCGCGCTCAAATTTCAACCCTCAATTCTCCACGATTCGACAATTCGATGCCTACGGCTGGGTGCGTCTATGCGTTTACAAAATTAGCTGCAAGTTCATTAAACTAAGCAGCTAGATAATTATCAACAATTAAAAATTAAAAATCAAAAAAAAATTCTGATTTTTAATTTTTAACTTCTCTCCCTTAGCGATTAATTCGTAGTTTGTGCAGCTAACATCTGCTTCAGCTTTTCTAATTCCGAAGCCCAACGAGGATCTGGACGAATAGCGTCTGAATCGGTGGTTGTGGTGCTGGTTTCACGAGAACCACCGCCGCCACTGCTGCCACGACGAGGTTTCTTAGAGCTTTTCTCACGACGGCTACCTTCTCTAGTAGGCATAGGAGTAGGGGTACTACTAGCAGCAGTAACTGGTTTGGGAGCTTGCTCGTCGCCCTCTTCACCCTTTGTCCGAGGTAATGCCTTTTCTAGCTTAATGGGAGTGTCTTTGAACATCTGACCATTATACTTTTCAATAATTTCGTCAGCTTGTTCGTCATTGTTGACTGTAAGAAAACCGAAACCACGGCATTTGCCGGTTTTGCGGTCTTTAATTAATTTAGTAGTTACAGCATCACCTTCTGCTGCAAAAACTGCTTGCAGATCTTGACGATCTATTTCATCTTTAGGCAAATTACCTATATATAGGCGAATGGACATGAACTATACCTCCAGAGTTGAATGAACATGGCAAGGCAAGAAAACAATCAGTTAGCTTTGGCTTTTAAATAGATGCTATTGACCAAGACTGCCATCAACCAATTTTTTTTGCTCGAAACTGTCAACTTATATAACAATACAGTTTTTAGTCGGGATCAAGCTTGTTTAATCCAAAAGCCCACACTATGGCGAGCTAATAACACCTTAATTCTAAGAATTGTAAATTTAATAGCCTATTGCCTGCTAAAGTACACGCTTTTTTCCATGACCTTTTTCGCAGAATCTAATACCATTCCTTACATTACCACGGTATTTTCTACGTAGCTAGTTTAGCGCATACATTTCCGACTTTAGTTTTACTACATCGTAACATAAAACACATTTTTTCTGTAAGGGAGAATATTTTGAAACAAAAACCAGCCAGTGGCTGGTTAATTTGCTGCTGTGTTGGGAGGAAAAAAGGTATGTAGCAGGGGAAAAGCATCCAAATTCACAACCAAGCTGTGGTGCTGAGTTATGTGGGGTGCTATTGTTTGTGTAAATAAATGTAACATTTGTTAAGAAAACCTGCAACTTTTGTTTACATTCTGATTTGTCTTTTGTCTTTTGTCCTTTGTCCTTTGTCCTTTGCTAATGACCAATGACCAATGACTAACCAGTGAGAAAAACGTATGCGCCCAAAGCCTGTGCTGCAACTGCCAAAAAAGTAGACCAAATGGGATGAGGGCTATTAATGGTTTTACCACTTTGAGTTTCTAGGGTTTGGATATCGATCCAAGGTGTTGCTCCTCGCCGGAACCAACCAGTGACGATAATTTGCCGACCGATTAGATCCTGGTGATTGACTGACTGTCCTAGCCAAGAAATGTGGTGTAATTTCAGCAAACCCGCGCTGGATTGGAAGATTAAATCTTGCGCTAGGGAGTTGTTAGTGCCTTGACGACCTAATAGTTTGCCCACCAAACGCACGCTGATGCTGTCGATGGGTAAGGCAGAAGGGTTAGATAACAGGTTGGGTAAGCTGTCATCAGTTTGCACGGTGGCCGGTTTAATATCGGGAAAGAAAGAATTAATCCGCATCAGTGTACCGATGCTAAAGCCAATCAGAAGGCAGCCTGTAATGAAAGACCAATCTTCATATATCCACTTTAGATTTAAAAACTTGAGTGCGAATGCTAGTTGCCAGGTTAGCCAGACTAAAGCTGCAAACAAAACCCCTAGAGGAATTCCCAACCAGGGAGCGATTTGTAATAAGAAAGACTGACGTTTAACCTTTGATGGCTCGCTTGCAAAATGCAGTTCGGTGTCTAAATGCCAGTGACGGGCTATTTGGCAAAGACGTTGGATGCGATCGCCCATTAACGGATGGGTGTTATTAATCGTAAACCATCGGCGATAGGGGTTGGCAGTATCCCACTTCAAAAAGGCTTCAAAAGATAGATTGCTGGCAATAGTGCCTAAAGCAAGGCTTTGCTGGTAGCTGACTGGTGTCAGGAGATTTAAGCTTTCTAGTTGCCAACTCGTCTCTTCCTCTTTTTGGATATCAGCGGCAATGCCAATGGCGATTTTGAGTAAAGCGCGAATCAGAGCATTGGGATTACCAGTAATTTCAGCTGCGACGCGATCGCTATAATAAAGTCGCAACCGCGACAACCACAATGCAGTCCCAGTCAGCAAACACCAAACTCCATAAATTAGACTTGTCAGAATGGTGACTGGCAAGCGCCAAATTTTCGCTGATATTTTGTCTCCCAACTGCGACACTTGCTGATATAACTTATGAGCTGGTAATGTCACCAGCAGCAACAAAGACATCACAGCAAAATCCCAGTGAGCAATATGCCCTAGCTGTGTGGCGTAGATAATGGCGATTTCATCATCTGCCAGCTGTTCTAATAGCCCTTGACTGACAACAATCCTGGCATTACGTGGTAAGCTACCATAAGTCAGGATAATTGGTGCAGCCATTGGTAAAATCCGCAGTTTAGGTAACGGCCAGTGCCGTTGTTGGCAACAACGTTGTAGCACCCGGACAGCTTCGCGGCTGTGGGTATTCAGTACATCTTTAGGAAATTCTCGCTGACCATAGAAGTTTGCCAGTAGTATATCCAGCAACCAAGGTGATACTGCGATTAAAATCACCAATACTATTAGCAACAATTTAGTCGGATCGCGGTATAAAAACTGCAACGGCTCCAAATAAGGTAGTCTAACTAAAGTCTGGTTGATAAATCCCATTGCTAACTTGAGGATTTCTCGCATCACCCAAAACAAAGCGATGAATGTTCCTGCTGACAGTAGCCGTAAGGGAATTAATTTTGGTTTACGTAGTGGTTGCCATGCTCTAGCGCGTTGTGCTTGCCGCCAATAAATAACACCGAACAATTTGGCTTGGGTGCGGGTAACAGAACCCATGAAGCCATTTAAGGGTGCAGCAGGTGGTGGTGGCGGTGGTGTTGCTAATGTAGCTTTGAGTCTAGGTAGTGGAACCATCTGCGGGATATCGTCGCTTTTGGTTTCTATTACTTGATCATTCGGTTTTTCCTCTAATGTAGGAGTTTCCGGGGGAGGAACTGGAGGAGAATCTGGGGTTGAATTCTCAAAGGCAACAAATCCAGTTTCGACTTTTTTTGGTTCTTGATCTGGTTTTTTACGTTTTGTCAGGTGTTCGAGAGCGCGTTTTGCCCACTCTTGGACTTGCGGATTGTTACTCTCAATCAGATTCTGGGAAATAGCGATCGCATTAGCAACTTCGCCAGTGCGAGCATAAGCCATCACTAAACCAACCTTGGCTTGTAAGCTAGCAGTACCATTGTGTGCTGCTAGCAATAGGTTCTAGTTGAGCGATCGCTGTTTGGTAATTTCCTTGCTTGAGGGCAATTAAACCAGCCTCCAAAGACGGTTTGGCATGTGAAGGCATACAAATTCTGGCACTCCAATCTCTTCTAGGTGATCCACGTTTGTGCAAAAGCGCGAACCTCGGATGCCGTGGAACTCAACCGCACTCAAGTTTTGTTTGTCAAGTGAATGATAAAGATTGAATCCAAGAGTCAGGAGTCAGAATTCAGTTAGCTCTTTTGTAGGACTAACTCTGAATTCTGGATTCTGAATTCTGTATTCTTCTTCATTCCTCCACTGGTTGTTGACTAGAAAATACTGGAGCGATCGCGCTTAATTTTAACTCTGGATAGTCGCCCAGTAACTGTTGACAATTCCATTCATTGCGGAATAGCAACACAGGGCGTCCCATACTGTCTTTAACTGTAGTGGTATTGAATATTCGTCCCACTTTTTCTAATGCTTCCCAACCACCCTCAACCCAACGGGCGACACTGTAGGGCAATAAATCTAATATGGTTTCTACACCATACTCATTTTGTAAGCGAAACTGCACCACCTCGAATTGCAACTGACCCACCGCCGCCAAAATTGGATCGCGCTTGGCTTCATCAGTTGAATACATAATTTGTACAGCACCTTCTTCGCGCAATTCCGCAACGCCTTTTTGGAATTGTTTAGACTTCGAGGGGTTGGGATTCCTCAGAGATGCGAACAGTTCCGGCGAAAAATACGGAATCCCCTCATATTCGAGCTTTTGTCCCGTGTAAATTGTATCCCCGATCGCAAAAACACCGGGATTGTTCAAACCGATCACATCGCCAGGATAAGCCACATCAATAGATTCTCGCTCTTGGGCAAAGAGTTTTTGCGGGCGAGACAGACGGATAGGTTTACCAATGCGGGCGTGATTCACCATCATATCTTTTTCAAACTTACCAGTGCAAACCCGGATAAATGCGACGCGATCGCGGTGTTTCGGATCCATGTTCGCTTGCAGTTTGAAGACAAACCCCGAAAATTCTGGGTATGTAGGGGCAACTTCGCCAACACTGCTGTAGTGAGAACCGGGTTTGAGGGCATAGTCGAGGAAATACTTGAGGAATAACTCTACCCCAAAGTTAGTCATGGCGCTACCAAAGAACACAGGCGTCATTTTGCCTTCGTGTATCAACTGTAAATCTAGCTCTGGCCCAACTCCATCTAACAGTTCCAGATCATTTTTCAGTTGGTGGTACAGGCTTTGTTCTAGCTGTTCTTCTATTCTTGGATCGCCTAATTCGACTACCGTATCACGGGCTTCTCGGCTGCCGTGGGCGCTGCGTTCAAACAAGTGAATTTGTTGCTTGTGTCGATCAAAAACACCTTTAAAGCGATCGCCCATACCAATCGGCCAATTTACCGCATAGGTTTGCAATCCCAATTCTTGCTCAATTTCATCTAACAATTCCAGAGGTTCCCTTCCTGGGCGATCGAGCTTGTTGATAAATGTAAAAATTGGAATACCGCGCAACTTACACACTTCAAACAATTTGCGTGTTTGGGGTTCCAAACCTTTTGCCGCATCAATTAACATTACTGCATTATCGGCGGCGGCGAGGGTGCGATAAGTATCTTCACTGAAATCTTGGTGTCCGGGAGTGTCTAATAAATTTATTTGACAATTCTGGTATTCAAATTGCAACACTGTGGAGGTAATGGAAATACCCCGTTGTTGCTCCATAGCCATCCAGTCAGAGGTTGCCTTACGCTGTGCCCGTCGCGCCTTAACCGCCCCAGCTTCGTGAATTGCACCTCCGTACAGTAGCAGCTTTTCTGTTAATGTAGTTTTACCCGCATCAGGGTGAGAAATAATCGCAAAATTGCGGCGAAGTTCAACTGCTTGAATAAGTTCAGACTGAAGTTCAGTAGACATAAATGTATTTGTTTGTTAGCTAGCTTAATTTTTTAACTCTGGTAAGTCTTTTAATCTTAAGACAACGATGCTCGTGATAGGGTCGTAATATAACCAACAATCTGACCAAATAGGAGAAAGCAATGTACGACACAGATAAGCGAAAGCTTTTATCCGCCTTGTCTCATGGATCCATTTTTCTCAGCACGACATTGGTATCTGTAGGTATACCTATCGCCGTACTCTTTGTATCTGATGATCCTGTTGTTAAAGAAAACGCCAAAGAATCCATTAATTTCCACTTTAATGTCTGGCTTTATGGAGGAATTCTGGGAGCGCTGTTTTTTCTATTCGGTTGGTTAGTGTTACCTCTATTATTGCTGGGGCCATTAGCCGGTCTGGGATATCTATTACATTGGGGATTAACAATTTGGGCGCTCATCAAAGTTTTCAGCAATCCTGATATACCCTTCCGTTATCCTTATATTTTCCGAGTTTTTTAATGAGTATTGGGGATGGGGCATTGGTAATTGTCAGGTATTTGCTACTAAATACAAAATTTCATGAATTAGTAGCGAATTCTCTGCGTGCCTCTGCGTTTACCTCTGCGCCACTTTGCGTTTAAATTTACACCCTCAATTCGCCACGATTTTGCCAACAGACAGTCTTATCATTTTGAATTTTGAATTGCTTACTTATGTTGTTTTTTTTCCAGCCCGTCGGATAGATGCAACCAAGCTGTAGAATACAAAATTGCCCTACAACTTGATTAAGAGTAGGGCAAAGGACAGTTAAGCACTGTTTGTAGTCTGTCTGACGGCAGGAAAATTTTAGCCTGCTTTTGTGACGCTTTATTTTGTGTCCATTTGCGTTGTTTTTCTTCATAAAATTTTATGTTTCCTACACACCGCCCCCGTCGTCTGCGTACTCATCCTCAACTGCGCCGGATGGTTCGTGAAACTGTTTTAACAACAAGCGATTTAATTTACCCACTATTTGCTGTACCGGGTGAGGGAATCGCCAACGAAGTAAAATCGATGCCCGGAGTCTACCAACTTTCGGTAGATAAAATTGTCGAAGAGGCAAAAGAAGTTTACGACTTAGGAATTCCTTCTATTATTTTATTTGGGATTCCGGCTGATAAAGATGTGGATGCCACTGGCGCTTGGCATGATTGCGGTATCGTCCAAAAAGCTGCGACTGCGGTAAAAGCAGCAGTGCCAGATTTGATTGTAATTGCTGATACTTGTTTATGTGAGTATACCAGTCACGGTCATTGTGGTTATTTACAAGTCGGTGATTTAACGGGACGAGTTTTAAATGACCCAACTCTGGAATTGTTGAAAAAAACAGCAGTTTCTCAAGCGAAAGCCGGTGCCGATATCATTGCGCCTTCTGGGATGATGGATGGCTTTGTCCAGGCAATTCGTCAGGGTTTGGATGAAGCCGGATTTGAAGATACGCCAATTTTGTCTTATGCTGCTAAGTATGCTTCGGGTTATTATGGTCCATTTCGGGATGCAGCAGACTCGACACCGCAATTTGGGGACAGAAGGACTTACCAAATGGATCCAGGTAATGCCCGCGAAGCGATTAAAGAGATTGAATTGGATATCGCTGAAGGTGCTGATATGCTCATGGTTAAACCAGCCTTGGCATACATGGATATTATCTGGCGGGTAAAGGAAGCGAGTAACTTACCAGTTGCCGCTTACAATGTTTCCGGTGAGTATGCGATGGTGAAAGCTGCGGCTCTCAACGGTTGGATTGATGAGGAGCGTGTGGTTATGGAAACTTTAACTGGGTTTAAACGCGCTGGTGCAGACTTAATTTTGACCTACCATGCCAAAGATGCGGCACGATGGTTAAAGTAGGATAAACGATTGAATAGTAATTTAATGGGAAATCTCACGCAGAAACATCCAGATGTAGAGTTGTGTTTTGGTGTTTGGGTGTGAGATTTTTGTATTTTTGGTTTGGGTGGTGCAAAATTCCAAAAAATCATAAAACCGATAAAATCTAAATTAAATAGCTTTGATCTAGTTATGGCAACTACTCGCTCTATACTTGGGGCGGTTGGTTTAAAAAACCCAATCTCTAACTAGTGCGATCGCTCACCGTATTTGCGACAACAGCACGATAAAATTCTATAACCATAATCGTACAAAAAGGTCTAAATGGCAGAAACACTATTCTTCAACGCCTTACGGGAAGCCATTGATGAAGAAATGGCGCGTGATTCCAGCGTATTCGTTCTCGGTGAAGATGTCGGGCACTATGGCGGTTCCTATAAAGTTACCAAAGACCTGTACCAAAAATATGGCGAACTCCGCATTCTAGACACCCCCATTGCTGAAAATAGCTTTACTGGGATGGCAGTGGGAGCCGCGATGACAGGGTTGCGTCCCATCATTGAAGGCATGAATATGGGCTTTTTACTGTTGGCCTTCAATCAAATATCCAACAACGCTGGGATGCTGCGCTATACTTCCGGCGGTAACTTTAAAATTCCGATGGTAATTCGCGGCCCTGGCGGTGTCGGTAGGCAGCTAGGTGCAGAACATTCCCAACGATTAGAAACCTACTTTCAAGCTGTGCCAGGGTTGAAGATTGTTGCCTGCTCCACACCAAGAAACGCTAAAGGACTACTAAAATCCGCAATCCGCGATGATAATCCTGTGTTGTTCTTTGAACACGTTCTGCTTTACAACTTGAAAGAAGATTTACCAGAAGAAGAATATTTACTACCCCTAGATAAAGCAGAAATTGTGCGTGAGGGTAAAGATGTAACCATTATTACTTACTCGCGGATGCGGCATCATGTGCTGCAAGCGGTAAAAACTCTTGAAAAACAAGGATACGATCCAGAAGTTATCGATTTAATATCCCTCAAACCATTAGATTTTGATACCATCGGTGCATCAGTAAGAAAAACCCATAAAGTCATTGTTGTGGAAGAATCTATGCGAACTGCGGGTATTGGAGCAGAAGTTATCGCCTCAATCAACGATCGCTTATTCGATGAATTGGATGCGCCAGTACTACGACTTTCTTCCCAAGATATCCCCACACCTTACAACGGCAATCTGGAACGACTAACAATCATCCAACCAGAGCAAATAGTAGAAGCTGTGGAAAAAATGGTAGCTTTACGAGTCTAAGGACTGGGACTGGGGACTGGGAAGATGAGGGAAGGGGGACAAGGGGAAATTATTTAATAAGTTTCTTCCTTGTCTCTTCCCAATGCCCAATGCCCAATGCCCAATGCCCAATGCCCTAACTCTACAAAAGAACGCTATTATAGCCTTTGTCAGTTGCGAGTTATGGTATGCAAAGACAGCGATCGCTATTAATTTTGATTTTAGTCCTGATAATCGCCGCTATTACGGTGATTGCTACAATCCCGATACCTCTTGGGCTGGACTTACGCGGAGGTTCACAACTCACAATTCAGGTGAAACCGTCAGCAGAAATTCCCCAAATCACCGAACGAGAATTGGAAGGTGTGAAAAAAGTTGTCGAAGGTCGGATTAATGGTCTGGGTGTTTCTGAGCCATTGATCCAAACAGTCGGCGCAGATAAAATATTGGTGCAACTACCAGGAGTTAATGACCCAGAGCAAGCTGAACGGGTCTTAGGGGGTACGGCGCAGTTAGAATTTCGGACCCAAAAACCGAATACAGAAACTCAACTACTTGCTTATCAAGCATCTAGAGTCGAATTGAAAGCCAAGCAAGAAGAGTTAAAAAGAGTTCAGATAAAGCAGCAATTGTCAAGAATCAAGAAGATTTACAAAAAAATAATCAAGCGATCGCAGAATTGTTTGAAAGCACCAATCCACCGCTAATTGGCAAATACCTCAAGGATGCTTATGGTGAACCCACTCAAGGTAACAACTGGAATGTTGCCATTCGCTTCGACCAAAAAGGTGGTGAACTATTTGCCAATTTGACAAAAAATCTCGCTGGTACTGGGCGTAGTATTGGTGTTTTTCTGGACAATGAAGTGATCAGCGCTCCTACCGTGGGTATAGAATTTGCTGCTACTGGCATTACTGGTGGTTCTGCCGTAATTACAGGACGGTTTACCCCCCAAGAAGCCAATGACTTAGGCGTGCAGTTACGCGGTGGCGCATTACCCGTACCGGTAGAAATTGCAGAAATTCGCACTGTTGGGGCAACCTTGGGTAAAGACAGTATCACTAGCAGTATCTATGCTGGGATCGGTGGTCTGACTTTAGTATTAATATTTATGGTAGTGTACTATAGACTACCAGGACTGATTGCCAATGTAGCACTATTGATCTACGCCCTGCTAACCTGGGCTACCTTTGCTTTGTTGGGTGTCACCCTTACTCTGCCAGGAATTGCCGGTTTTATCCTCAGTATTGGGATGGCAGTGGATGCAAATGTACTAATTTTTGAGCGGACGCGGGAAGAATTGCAAGCAGGCAAATCCCTATATCGTTCTGTAGAATCTGGTTTTTACCGCGCCTTTTCCAGTATTTTAGATGGCAACGTAACTACAGTCATTGCTTGTGCTGCACTATTCTGGCTGGGGGCTGGTTTGGTGAAAGGCTTCGCTCTAACTCTGGCTTTGGGCGTAGCAGTGAGTATGTTTACAGCAATTACCTGTAGTCGCACCTTGATGTTTTTAGCAATTACAATTCCCGCACTCAAGAAACCAGAACTTTTCTGTCCGAACCTGCCAACATCAAATAAGGCAGAGGTGGCTTAATGAAACTAAGTGTTAACAAATCGCGATCGCTTTGGTGGGCTATTTCTAGTGCCATCATTCTGGCTGGTATCATCTCAATGGTGATTTCTTGGCAAAACCCGAACATCAAAGCACCCCTACGTCCCAGTTTGGATTTTGTCGGTGGTACACGATTACAGTTTGAACGAGATTGTACCAAACCCGGTAACTGCGACCAGCCAATTGATATCAATATCGTTCGGGAAGTAGCTAAAGCACAGGGGTTAGGTGATAGCAGCATCCAAATTGTTGCTGACAAAGGTACTGGTGCGGAAAATGGTATACTGATTCGCACAAAAAACTTGGCTCGTGAACAGCGTACCAATTTGCAAAATGCCTTAAGTGAAAAAGTCGGTACTTTTGACGAGCAAAAAAATCAATTTGACACAGTTGGCCCAACTCTGGGGGCAGAGCTGTTTAGGT encodes the following:
- a CDS encoding M48 family metallopeptidase produces the protein MLAAHNGTASLQAKVGLVMAYARTGEVANAIAISQNLIESNNPQVQEWAKRALEHLTKRKKPDQEPKKVETGFVAFENSTPDSPPVPPPETPTLEEKPNDQVIETKSDDIPQMVPLPRLKATLATPPPPPPAAPLNGFMGSVTRTQAKLFGVIYWRQAQRARAWQPLRKPKLIPLRLLSAGTFIALFWVMREILKLAMGFINQTLVRLPYLEPLQFLYRDPTKLLLIVLVILIAVSPWLLDILLANFYGQREFPKDVLNTHSREAVRVLQRCCQQRHWPLPKLRILPMAAPIILTYGSLPRNARIVVSQGLLEQLADDEIAIIYATQLGHIAHWDFAVMSLLLLVTLPAHKLYQQVSQLGDKISAKIWRLPVTILTSLIYGVWCLLTGTALWLSRLRLYYSDRVAAEITGNPNALIRALLKIAIGIAADIQKEEETSWQLESLNLLTPVSYQQSLALGTIASNLSFEAFLKWDTANPYRRWFTINNTHPLMGDRIQRLCQIARHWHLDTELHFASEPSKVKRQSFLLQIAPWLGIPLGVLFAALVWLTWQLAFALKFLNLKWIYEDWSFITGCLLIGFSIGTLMRINSFFPDIKPATVQTDDSLPNLLSNPSALPIDSISVRLVGKLLGRQGTNNSLAQDLIFQSSAGLLKLHHISWLGQSVNHQDLIGRQIIVTGWFRRGATPWIDIQTLETQSGKTINSPHPIWSTFLAVAAQALGAYVFLTG
- a CDS encoding DUF4870 domain-containing protein, producing the protein MYDTDKRKLLSALSHGSIFLSTTLVSVGIPIAVLFVSDDPVVKENAKESINFHFNVWLYGGILGALFFLFGWLVLPLLLLGPLAGLGYLLHWGLTIWALIKVFSNPDIPFRYPYIFRVF
- the prfC gene encoding peptide chain release factor 3, with product MSTELQSELIQAVELRRNFAIISHPDAGKTTLTEKLLLYGGAIHEAGAVKARRAQRKATSDWMAMEQQRGISITSTVLQFEYQNCQINLLDTPGHQDFSEDTYRTLAAADNAVMLIDAAKGLEPQTRKLFEVCKLRGIPIFTFINKLDRPGREPLELLDEIEQELGLQTYAVNWPIGMGDRFKGVFDRHKQQIHLFERSAHGSREARDTVVELGDPRIEEQLEQSLYHQLKNDLELLDGVGPELDLQLIHEGKMTPVFFGSAMTNFGVELFLKYFLDYALKPGSHYSSVGEVAPTYPEFSGFVFKLQANMDPKHRDRVAFIRVCTGKFEKDMMVNHARIGKPIRLSRPQKLFAQERESIDVAYPGDVIGLNNPGVFAIGDTIYTGQKLEYEGIPYFSPELFASLRNPNPSKSKQFQKGVAELREEGAVQIMYSTDEAKRDPILAAVGQLQFEVVQFRLQNEYGVETILDLLPYSVARWVEGGWEALEKVGRIFNTTTVKDSMGRPVLLFRNEWNCQQLLGDYPELKLSAIAPVFSSQQPVEE
- a CDS encoding all3515 family Zur-repressed PEP-CTERM protein; the protein is MVSRNITCLKKQLTQTVQASASIAVNFLVVAPLVLSTAIAPAQADDTHNHSDETGFYIGLDSLEALSTGTYAGLENPNYNRLTLLFAHRNEDTPESSHFHGIGTYSYSGSLDNLTINPTNTNNRIPESYSEQPPLTLLPGTGFYTGRLISTATDKEYSNLTIEPIASLKTSKELDNQYLFNSSNGRWQSSLEGANIGLQLASISSGLNIGDSAGVDIVKSVGDIYTIGSGDNFSFTPTFWTDAAAPLGTYSASFKLVDLGTDNHRIPFKESGTFNFDFEVKTVPESSTVLGLGIVSLLAFSLSRLQKLNRSSLN
- the hemB gene encoding porphobilinogen synthase produces the protein MFPTHRPRRLRTHPQLRRMVRETVLTTSDLIYPLFAVPGEGIANEVKSMPGVYQLSVDKIVEEAKEVYDLGIPSIILFGIPADKDVDATGAWHDCGIVQKAATAVKAAVPDLIVIADTCLCEYTSHGHCGYLQVGDLTGRVLNDPTLELLKKTAVSQAKAGADIIAPSGMMDGFVQAIRQGLDEAGFEDTPILSYAAKYASGYYGPFRDAADSTPQFGDRRTYQMDPGNAREAIKEIELDIAEGADMLMVKPALAYMDIIWRVKEASNLPVAAYNVSGEYAMVKAAALNGWIDEERVVMETLTGFKRAGADLILTYHAKDAARWLK
- a CDS encoding RNA recognition motif domain-containing protein, coding for MSIRLYIGNLPKDEIDRQDLQAVFAAEGDAVTTKLIKDRKTGKCRGFGFLTVNNDEQADEIIEKYNGQMFKDTPIKLEKALPRTKGEEGDEQAPKPVTAASSTPTPMPTREGSRREKSSKKPRRGSSGGGGSRETSTTTTDSDAIRPDPRWASELEKLKQMLAAQTTN
- a CDS encoding SufE family protein, producing MSSTLDSLPPALAKIVQRFQRASEPKRRYEQLIWYAQKLNEFPEAEKLPENKVPGCVSQVFITAALDDGKVVFQGESDSQLTKGLVGLLVEGLQGLTPSEIVQLTPDFIQETGLNVSLTPSRANGFYNIFKTMQKKALECKLDLPS